The following coding sequences are from one Equus przewalskii isolate Varuska chromosome 23, EquPr2, whole genome shotgun sequence window:
- the CTSE gene encoding cathepsin E, which yields MKRLVLLLLVLLDLGQAHGLLHRVPLRRHPSLRKKLRARGQLSEFWKSQNLDMIQFTETCTMDQSANEPLINYLDMEYFGTISIGSPPQNFTVIFDTGSSNLWVPSVYCTSSACKTHTRFYPSQSNTYSMVGSQFSIQYGTGSLSGIIGADQVSVEGLTVVGQRFGESVTEPGQTFVDAEFDGILGLGYPSLAVGGVTPVFDNMMAQNLVDVPMFSVYMSSDPEGGAGSELIFGGYDHSHFSGSLNWVPVTKQGYWQIALDAIQVGGTVMFCSQGCQAIVDTGTSLITGPPDKIKQLQEAIGAQPMDGEYAVECVNLNVMPDVTFTINGVPYTLQPTAYTLLDFVDGMQFCSSGFQGLDIQPPAGPLWILGDVFIRQFYSVFDRGNNLVGLAPAVP from the exons ATGAAAAGGCTCGTTCTTTTGCTGCTGGTGCTCCTGGACCTGGGGCAGGCCCACGGACTACTCCACAG GGTGCCGCTCAGGAGGCATCCGTCCCTCCGGAAGAAACTGAGGGCACGGGGCCAGCTCTCCGAGTTCTGGAAATCCCAGAATTTGGACATGATCCAGTTCACTGAGACCTGCACGATGGACCAGAGTGCCAACGAGCCCCTCATCAACTACCTGGAC ATGGAGTACTTTGGCACCATCTCCATTGGCTCCCCACCGCAGAACTTCACTGTCATCTTTGACACCGGCTCCTCCAACCTCTGGGTCCCCTCTGTGTACTGCACCAGTTCAGCTTGCA AGACACACACCAGGTTCTACCCTTCCCAGTCCAACACATACAGCATGGTGGGGAGTCAGTTCTCCATCCAGTATGGGACCGGGAGCTTGTCTGGAATCATTGGAGCCGACCAAGTCTCT GTGGAAGGACTGACTGTGGTCGGCCAGCGATTTGGAGAGAGTGTCACAGAGCCTGGCCAGACCTTTGTGGACGCGGAGTTTGATGGAATTCTGGGCCTGGGTTACCCGTCCTTGGCTGTCGGAGGGGTGACTCCGGTGTTCGACAACATGATGGCCCAGAACCTGGTGGACGTACCCATGTTTTCTGTCTACATGAGCAG TGACCCAGAAGGCGGTGCGGGGAGTGAACTGATTTTTGGAGGCTATGACCACTCCCATTTCTCTGGGAGTCTGAACTGGGTCCCGGTCACCAAGCAAGGCTACTGGCAGATTGCCCTGGACGC AATCCAGGTGGGCGGCACCGTGATGTTCTGCTCCCAGGGCTGCCAGGCCATTGTGGACACAGGGACCTCCCTCATCACAGGCCCCCCGGACAAGATCAAGCAGCTGCAGGAGGCCATTGGGGCACAGCCTATGGATGGAGAA TATGCTGTGGAGTGTGTCAACCTCAATGTCATGCCGGATGTCACCTTCACCATCAATGGAGTTCCCTACACTCTCCAACCAACTGCCTACACCCTGCTG GACTTTGTGGATGGAATGCAGTTTTGCAGCAGTGGCTTTCAAGGTCTTGACATCCAGCCTCCAGCTGGGCCCCTCTGGATCCTGGGTGATGTCTTCATTAGACAATTTTACTCGGTCTTTGACCGTGGGAATAaccttgtggggctggccccagcagtcCCCTAA